AAGTTCTTTAGCACCTACTGGCAGAATATCGCCATCCGCAACGACTAGAACATAAACGTGAAAAACAGCGTTTGAATTACATACTCGATGTTATGTATCTCTTCTGTAAATAGTTTCGACATTACCtgattttaccactaaaaCCAATGTTAGAACACTCCCACATAATTTGAACCAATTTTTCGATGCCATTTTGTATCGCTAGGCACTCAATATCCTTAAAATTTTCGAATTCTACGAGCCTATTGATTCAGAGTCCCTCTCACGCATCTCGGAAAATCATTATCTaactgaataaataaatggttttcaATTGgtgatttgaaatatcttcctTGAACGACGTGCGGTTTTGAAGGGAGGATATTGTCTACCCACGAAACGAAATATAATCTCATACCAAAATCAAAAGACCCTCTGTAACTAAGACTTTAAAACCACACCCAtcttttgtttcattttgaccCATTTCATCAACACTTATATGGCATCTACAGCTGCTGGCGAAGGCTATATGAAATTCAATCAACGATTGTTTGTCATTAGGATTTAGCTTCTTAGACCTTTTAGTTCGGTAATCTCTTCTACCGAAAATTACTAAATGAGCTTTAGAATAATTTCACGCAATCTTTccatttaaatcattattgtatgtatataatttaGGAAAAACATATTACTTGGTCTGCGCATCCGCCTGCCAGAGTTctgcaaaaatcatcaaattaaaaaagaattttttagcCCTGCTTTGTGTTTTCATCACATTTTATCAATgaagtaattctttttatatgtcttgattttcaatctagtAACTTGTAAAAGTTATGTTCAATTTCGCGATTTGCAAAAAAGTGTtgcttttttcattttttcccatcatttgaatcaagttaatcacaattttcactccctctttaactttttttctgcagtCCATGAGaggtaataaaaaaaatttatcttAATTATTTTCTTGCCCCCATTTCGAACCGCCGATGATAAgaaaagcttttttcccaTCACCCTCCAAATTTGTTCATGAAAAAACCCGTATTCCAGGTAATTAGAAAAGGCCTTAATACAAATACACTATCTATTGTCAACCCGACGACCTGATGACAAACCTAATTCCTATGATTCTTCTAAAACGTAAAATAGAGCCTGTTGTACCAATCTCCGCTATTTGACAAATGATTGGACGAACGAAGTGACCACCATTTGCTCTCGGACAAGAACGGCATTGATTTTCCTTGCTGTTGGACGCGCGCCATGTCACCATGTGCATTCATGCGAGCAAGGCTCTCCCTTGCAGCATTCTTCCTTTCAGCATCTAAAATTTGCAAAATTCCATTTTATTGCTGATCTCCTGTGATGTTTTTAATTGGCCGGGGTCGACATTTCCTCGGCTCTCTAGCTCATTCGAGGCGAAAAACGATAACAATTTAGCACGCCTCGAGCGTATGAAACCTACGTATTCTCGATTATAGCTTGTAGCTTATAAGTTGGAACCAcagaaaaatcagaaaatttgaaCGTTTTAGATGCGTTTCTTAGccattctaaaaaaaaaaaacgggaATCAAACGCCGAACATCGACAAGCGGGAACTGGTAACGACCTAAGTGGACGAGTCGGTAGAAAACACGACTATTATCATTACCATCATGAACCGcagttaaaattcatttttttaatgaaatattttcattaattttatttCGTCGTGGTAACCGTGAGCTACAAAGACAATTTCTCCATTTAACTTAATCGCGACGATGCATTTGCCAAATGATTCCATATAATGACACTGTACCTGCAACTTAACTTTCTTCTAAAACTTATAACATGCATTCTGCTTATAACCAGCAGAGAATCCGTCTGTCTATTCCTTTCTATATTCTATACTAATTGTGAAGTGGCGAATGTATCCTTATAGTGGAATGTAGTGAATGCAACTAATTTGATTTAACGTTCAGTAACCATGGGTGTTCGTTGTTCACATATGATTACTGCTGCTTATGTCGGCCATCGTTCTTTTCGTTTGAATGCTCAAGGAATCTTCATACATCGACGAAGCCGGGTTTCTGGTGAACGACACACCGACGAATCTCATACACGACAGCACCCTACGCTTCATAACCAGACGAACCTCGTTGCCGGAAATGACGTAGATGAAGAAATTTATGCCGTAGTTCATCTGATAGAAGAACTCGATGATTTCACGAGCCGGTAACTCGCCGCTGATCGAGCCGAAATAGCGCTTGACGACACCTTCGAAGATCCAGGCGGGAAGGGTCAGAATCAAGAACGAGCATGTTAGCAAGAGTAACATGGCGGTGATTTTGTTACGCGCTTTGGACGAAACTTTGCTGGTGTCGGTCGGCCGGTGGCGGAAAAGCGAGAAAACTACCAAAGCATTGCTTATTATGATGACTAGTGCTGGTATATACTCCATGGGAAAGCCGAGATAGAGTTGGGTAATCCATCCGATTTCCTGCGGGACCGCGCAGAAGTTTACATCACTCACGAAACGGatgtaaatgatataatataGCGTGGACAGAATGGCAAATATGAAGACCCCGACGATAATCAATCTTGCGACCTTTGGACTGAGCCTGGTCGTAATAAACGGGAACCAGACGATAAGAAAACGCTCGAACGCAATAGTAGCCATCATCCACGCACCCGTTATCTGCATCACATCTGGAATACCTGCGAGTGAACAAAACAGTCCATCATTAATTACTGAATTTGTCTTAACCCTGTTTTTTGAACATAAGAATACCGATATATTGACTTTGTCGTCCAAGTCTAGGCTTCAGAATTTAACGCTTCAATCATATATTCAACTGGTTAGATTGCCAGCGCCCATCATCGACATATTCAAGACGTAGGCTTCGTATTTATGGCTTTTTGTAGTCATACCAACGTTCACAAGCGAATCGGATCCTAGTTCAACAGATGTGAGCTACGTTTAAATCAGAACGGTGGAACTGGCACCTGTATTATATCGGGACTTATTTCGCATTGGCGACACGCGAATTTGATGAATACAGAGCTAATtccctttctctctctcgGTACTAATCCCCTCCGTATATTTGTACAGAGCTAGGGAGACAGGAAATAGCACATCGTTTGAAGATTTTTTCTCGCTTTGTATCCGTATTACTGCAATAGTGCAATTCACTGTCAAAAATATACCAGTGAGTGAGGAAATAACTGTCATAATTCATATCAATTctaattatagatattattagCATCACTCATCAATGTGGCGAATGCTTCTTTTCTAAGTTTGGATTTTAATATCTTCACCTAATACTTTTAAACAATAAGAATCTGCATCTTCTGTATAAGGGGGAAATGTCGAGATCCCTACAAGCAAAACAGTCATTGGTAGTTTGTATCACTCCCATAAGAGATTTATAAATCATTATCACAATTGTCTCTAACTTCTTTAGTTTCTTATATTTCACACACATAGCTTAGGTCTGAAACAACTAagatatatttagaaaattggaatgatattcCTGAGTCATGTTTGGGAAATTCTGGGagcttttaaaaaaataacagTTATAGGCTCCTACTTTTTTCGGCAGCAGTATCCATAGCAACCTTGCCTGATCATACAGGACAGGTGGCAGCCCCCTCTCAACAATGTTCTGGCTACGCTCCTGAAAGAAATGTAATATAGGCCCTAACTTATACAGAATTTGCATACCTTCACCGAGGATACAGCCGACATCGTTATAAAAACCAATAACCGCTTTCTTTCCCATAGCCAATAAAATCATGTTCAACCAAGAACAAAACCGTGCCGACAGCATGGCGTTGTCGCAAACAGCTAAGGTGGCGATGTACCAGGCGTATGTGTGCTTTCTCATAGCGCTGTCCATCATTATCACCAGGGTCATCGTGTTACCGAAAAACCCGACCAAAATTATCATGAATGTCCCGATGAATCTCATCCACCGGACCCATTCGGGCAACTGATTTATGTCCCAGTAGAGGTTGGCAATCAAAGCTGGCCAATACTCGAGAATCCATTGCGTCTGAGATCCTACGGCGGTTGTACCGTTAGGGGGCGTCATGGTTTCCGTTGGAATGGTGGTGAATGTCGTCATTCTTACGACTATCTTTCTTCTGGCCGACGTCACTTCCGCCGTAAACACTGCAAAAAGCGGtacctgaaaatatcataCGAGAAAATCACAGATATATGCGATCAGCTACGATCTCACTTTGATGGTTTCGACGAGACAATACTCGCAACTGGTGGTAAAGTTGGAACTGATCAATGCAGCAAA
This genomic interval from Tubulanus polymorphus chromosome 8, tnTubPoly1.2, whole genome shotgun sequence contains the following:
- the LOC141910350 gene encoding cysteinyl leukotriene receptor 1-like gives rise to the protein MTTFTTIPTETMTPPNGTTAVGSQTQWILEYWPALIANLYWDINQLPEWVRWMRFIGTFMIILVGFFGNTMTLVIMMDSAMRKHTYAWYIATLAVCDNAMLSARFCSWLNMILLAMGKKAVIGFYNDVGCILGEGIPDVMQITGAWMMATIAFERFLIVWFPFITTRLSPKVARLIIVGVFIFAILSTLYYIIYIRFVSDVNFCAVPQEIGWITQLYLGFPMEYIPALVIIISNALVVFSLFRHRPTDTSKVSSKARNKITAMLLLLTCSFLILTLPAWIFEGVVKRYFGSISGELPAREIIEFFYQMNYGINFFIYVISGNEVRLVMKRRVLSCMRFVGVSFTRNPASSMYEDSLSIQTKRTMADISSSNHM